A single genomic interval of Spirosoma linguale DSM 74 harbors:
- a CDS encoding histidine kinase (PFAM: ATP-binding region ATPase domain protein; histidine kinase A domain protein~SMART: ATP-binding region ATPase domain protein; histidine kinase A domain protein~KEGG: noc:Noc_1167 signal transduction histidine kinase): MTTRSSNNPQPLAELVSYFFTRREAILNNWRITCENDAFLGKISTLSRDEFNNLIPIVLTLLEKRLMKEPEDVDPAIAATSHGLHRWQKSHALLETIRELNHFTQILYNELEAFHALFPKTEARFLLQVHRLIAQFMSETIDGSVKKYDELQRLEAANRASSLQKVIDQMTELSQLRGTMLRTTSHDLRGSFGIINSAAHLLKMDGLSQEERDQFLEMLNRNLTNVQSMLGNLTNLSRLEAGEDMLQIQTIDVVGLVKKLIDDALPLASERGLVLSADGPESIIAQTDPGKLHQIAYHLLQNALQYTSSGFISVSWITENDFHWILSIQDSGAGISGNLAGLLTKQLKPNVEPVSVLSPDQSDPVSVLPTNEHDIPEGSVLAQTAVNSTHREGVSLQLVKRLCELLDASLEIETEEGRGSLFRIRFPVHYNN, from the coding sequence ATGACTACACGATCTTCTAATAATCCGCAACCCCTGGCCGAATTAGTCTCGTACTTTTTCACCCGCCGGGAAGCTATCCTGAATAACTGGCGCATCACCTGCGAAAACGACGCGTTCCTGGGCAAGATATCAACCTTGAGCCGGGACGAGTTCAACAACCTGATTCCAATCGTTTTAACTCTTCTCGAAAAACGTCTGATGAAGGAACCGGAAGACGTTGATCCGGCCATCGCAGCAACCTCGCACGGATTACACCGCTGGCAAAAATCGCATGCGCTGCTGGAAACGATTCGGGAGTTGAACCACTTTACGCAGATACTTTACAATGAGCTGGAAGCCTTTCATGCCCTTTTCCCAAAAACGGAAGCCCGCTTTCTTCTCCAGGTACACCGCCTGATTGCTCAGTTCATGAGTGAAACTATTGATGGCAGTGTTAAAAAATACGATGAATTGCAACGGCTGGAAGCCGCTAACCGTGCTTCTTCGTTACAAAAGGTGATCGATCAGATGACCGAGCTATCTCAGCTGCGCGGTACCATGCTCCGTACCACGTCGCATGACCTGCGGGGTAGCTTTGGAATTATAAATAGTGCCGCTCACCTCCTTAAAATGGACGGGCTAAGCCAGGAAGAACGCGATCAATTCCTGGAGATGCTGAACCGAAACCTGACCAACGTGCAGTCCATGCTGGGAAACCTCACGAATCTATCGCGACTGGAAGCCGGTGAAGACATGTTGCAGATTCAAACGATTGACGTTGTCGGATTGGTAAAAAAACTTATTGACGATGCATTGCCCCTGGCCAGCGAGCGTGGTCTGGTACTCTCTGCCGACGGACCGGAATCAATCATAGCGCAAACAGATCCCGGTAAGCTTCACCAGATTGCTTATCATCTTCTTCAGAATGCCCTCCAATACACCTCGTCGGGGTTCATATCCGTATCCTGGATAACAGAAAATGATTTTCACTGGATTTTAAGCATTCAGGATTCAGGAGCGGGCATAAGCGGCAATCTGGCAGGTTTGTTAACGAAACAGCTGAAACCCAATGTGGAGCCTGTCAGCGTGCTGTCGCCGGATCAGAGCGACCCGGTTTCGGTTCTCCCCACAAATGAGCATGACATACCGGAGGGGTCCGTTCTGGCGCAGACAGCCGTTAATTCAACCCATCGGGAAGGAGTTAGCCTTCAGCTTGTTAAGCGGTTATGTGAACTGCTGGACGCCAGTCTGGAAATTGAAACAGAGGAAGGGCGGGGTAGTTTATTCCGCATCCGTTTTCCTGTTCATTATAATAACTAG
- a CDS encoding Lysophospholipase L1 and related esterase-like protein (KEGG: hypothetical protein): MFRRFKKYITRQHLLMKPAPAVTLLLVSACLWIAAIIPQKPTLYLIGDSTVKNSNDKGEGGMWGWGHFIDAYFDTTRINIENHAIGGRSSRTFLTEGRWEKIRTTLKPGDFVMMQFGHNDASPINDTLRARGTIKGIGEETQEIDNLITKKHEVVHSYGWYLRKYVTETKARGAIPIVLSLVPRNGWRDGKVVRGADNYGKWASEVAKSETDGKLKTYFIDLNEIVARKYDVVGDSALLQATYFVKDNVHTNAAGAKLNAAAVVDGLKQLKSCPLNLYVK; this comes from the coding sequence ATGTTCCGACGTTTTAAAAAGTATATCACCCGGCAACACCTACTTATGAAACCAGCACCGGCCGTTACACTATTACTTGTTAGCGCTTGTCTCTGGATTGCTGCCATCATTCCACAGAAACCAACGCTGTACCTGATCGGCGATTCGACCGTAAAAAACTCCAATGATAAAGGTGAGGGCGGCATGTGGGGCTGGGGTCATTTTATCGACGCTTATTTCGATACAACCCGGATTAACATCGAGAACCATGCCATCGGAGGTCGAAGCAGCCGGACCTTCCTGACCGAAGGTCGCTGGGAGAAAATCCGGACAACGCTCAAACCCGGCGATTTTGTGATGATGCAGTTTGGCCACAACGACGCCAGCCCCATCAATGATACGCTGCGGGCGAGAGGAACGATAAAAGGCATTGGCGAAGAAACCCAGGAGATTGACAACCTGATCACTAAAAAACACGAGGTAGTGCACAGTTACGGCTGGTACCTGCGAAAGTACGTGACCGAAACCAAAGCCCGAGGGGCCATACCCATCGTTCTGTCGCTGGTGCCGCGTAACGGCTGGAGAGATGGCAAAGTCGTTCGGGGAGCTGATAATTACGGCAAATGGGCATCTGAAGTGGCAAAGTCAGAAACCGACGGTAAACTAAAAACCTATTTCATTGACCTCAACGAAATCGTTGCCCGCAAATACGATGTCGTGGGCGACTCAGCCCTGTTACAGGCTACCTATTTTGTGAAAGATAATGTCCACACCAATGCCGCCGGGGCAAAATTAAACGCAGCCGCTGTGGTAGACGGCCTTAAGCAACTGAAATCCTGCCCGCTCAACCTCTACGTGAAGTAA
- a CDS encoding Methyltransferase type 12 (PFAM: Methyltransferase type 12; Methyltransferase type 11; UbiE/COQ5 methyltransferase~KEGG: hypothetical protein), protein MTNQPGTDRATMPTGHNPVLERRTVENANRNLLKYLRPGLSVLDVGCGSGAITRSIAEKTGPTGSVLGIDPNRNLIELARQQAGDTPGLNFQQADVYAFDTPERFDLVTCARTLQWLAQPEAALRNMKRFVKAGGHLAILDFNHEKISWTPEPPGAMQLFYNAFLNWRQDAGFDNAIADNLKTLMHFVGFDSVEVEKQFEITDRNDPNFSIASRLWAEVAELRGPQLVQDGYLTEEQRLKAISDYDTWIATVGESMTVYLLAVEGQQPL, encoded by the coding sequence ATGACGAATCAACCTGGTACGGACCGGGCAACGATGCCGACCGGCCATAATCCTGTTCTTGAACGGAGAACCGTCGAAAACGCAAATCGTAATCTACTGAAGTATTTAAGGCCAGGCCTCTCTGTTCTCGATGTTGGCTGTGGCTCGGGGGCTATCACCCGCAGCATCGCCGAAAAGACCGGCCCTACCGGAAGCGTACTCGGCATAGACCCGAACAGAAATCTGATTGAGCTAGCCCGGCAGCAGGCAGGCGACACACCCGGTCTGAACTTTCAGCAGGCCGACGTGTATGCATTCGATACACCCGAACGTTTCGACCTGGTCACCTGCGCCCGAACGCTTCAGTGGCTGGCGCAACCCGAAGCCGCCTTACGTAACATGAAGCGGTTCGTGAAGGCCGGCGGGCATCTGGCTATCCTTGACTTCAACCACGAAAAAATTTCCTGGACGCCCGAACCACCGGGCGCTATGCAACTATTTTATAACGCCTTCCTGAACTGGCGGCAGGATGCCGGCTTCGACAACGCCATTGCCGACAACCTGAAGACGCTGATGCACTTCGTTGGTTTTGATTCCGTAGAGGTTGAAAAGCAGTTCGAGATAACCGATAGAAATGACCCGAACTTTAGCATAGCCAGCCGGTTGTGGGCCGAAGTAGCCGAGCTTCGGGGCCCTCAGTTGGTGCAGGATGGGTATCTTACCGAAGAGCAGCGGCTGAAGGCCATCAGCGACTATGATACCTGGATTGCCACTGTTGGTGAGTCAATGACCGTTTATCTATTAGCGGTTGAAGGACAGCAACCGCTGTAA
- a CDS encoding Aldose 1-epimerase (PFAM: Aldose 1-epimerase~KEGG: csa:Csal_0799 aldose 1-epimerase) yields the protein MKFLPQLLSLALLTSCLTMTSCSSKKENESDDQKPGIEKTTYGQLPDGQTADLYTLRNAAGMTAQITNYGGIIVGLKTPDKDGKFEDVTLGQDSLSSYVKNNPYFGALIGRYGNRIAKGKFTLDGKTYDLFINNMGNHLHGGKVGFDKVLWTATPVEGDEPALKLAYTAKDGEEGYPGNLSVEVTYTLQKDNALKIDYKATTDKPTVVNLTNHTYFNLTGGAKRDILDHVVTLNADKLIAVDQTLIPTGELKPVAGTPFDFLKPSVVGSRINDSTDTQIKYGGGYDHGWVLNGSGDSLKLAATVYEPTSGRVMEVRTTEPAIQFYTGNFLDGSVTGREGFPYKKRYALCLETEHYPDSPNHPAFPTTELKPGQTYKSTTIYQFSTKK from the coding sequence ATGAAGTTTTTGCCCCAACTCCTATCGCTGGCTCTGTTAACAAGTTGCCTAACTATGACCTCTTGCTCTTCTAAAAAAGAAAACGAATCCGACGACCAAAAGCCGGGTATCGAAAAAACGACCTACGGGCAACTCCCCGACGGACAAACGGCTGATCTCTATACCCTACGCAACGCAGCCGGTATGACAGCCCAGATTACCAACTATGGCGGCATCATTGTAGGCTTGAAAACGCCCGACAAAGATGGCAAGTTTGAGGATGTTACATTAGGGCAGGACTCGCTGTCAAGTTATGTAAAGAACAACCCTTATTTCGGCGCGCTGATTGGCCGGTATGGCAACCGGATTGCCAAAGGTAAATTTACCCTCGATGGCAAGACCTACGACCTGTTCATCAACAACATGGGCAACCACCTGCATGGCGGTAAAGTAGGTTTCGATAAAGTACTCTGGACAGCCACTCCAGTTGAGGGCGACGAGCCCGCACTTAAGCTGGCGTACACGGCAAAAGATGGCGAAGAAGGCTATCCAGGCAACCTGTCGGTGGAAGTAACATACACGCTGCAAAAAGACAATGCCCTTAAGATCGATTATAAAGCCACAACAGACAAACCAACGGTGGTGAACCTGACCAACCACACGTATTTCAATCTGACGGGTGGTGCCAAGCGCGATATTCTGGACCATGTGGTAACGCTCAACGCCGATAAGCTGATCGCCGTAGACCAGACGCTGATTCCGACCGGCGAACTGAAGCCTGTAGCGGGCACTCCGTTCGATTTCCTCAAGCCATCGGTTGTGGGGTCGCGCATCAACGATTCGACGGATACCCAGATTAAATACGGCGGTGGCTATGACCACGGCTGGGTGCTGAACGGTTCCGGTGATTCACTGAAACTGGCCGCTACCGTTTACGAACCCACATCGGGCCGGGTTATGGAAGTACGCACAACGGAGCCCGCCATACAATTCTATACCGGCAATTTTCTGGATGGCAGCGTTACCGGCCGGGAAGGATTTCCGTACAAAAAACGGTACGCCCTCTGCCTGGAAACGGAACACTACCCCGATTCGCCAAACCATCCGGCTTTCCCAACTACAGAGCTGAAACCCGGTCAGACGTACAAAAGCACAACCATCTATCAGTTCTCGACAAAGAAGTAA
- a CDS encoding L-arabinose isomerase (PFAM: L-arabinose isomerase~KEGG: spe:Spro_2243 L-arabinose isomerase), translated as MLDLKQFEVWFVTGSQHLYGEETLRQVADHSQIIARSFDQSPTIPVRVVYKPVVKTPDEIYAICQEANVAPNCVGIITWMHTFSPAKMWIRGLSVLKKPLLHLHTQFNRDIPWSSIDMDFMNLNQSAHGDREFGFIMSRMRLNRKIVVGYWEQDDVLAKIADWSRVSVAAYELKTMKVVRFGDNMRQVAVTDGDKVAAEITFGMSVNTHGIGDLVAVINQISDAEIDQLVTEYADSYTLMDSLLRGGAQHSSLRDAAKIELGLRAFLKDGNFTAYTDTFEDLHGMTQLPGIASQRLMADGYGFGGEGDWKTAAMVRTMKVMASGLPGGNSFMEDYTYHFDPSNPLVLGSHMLEICPSIAADKPTCEIHPLGIGGKADPVRLVFNAPAGPAINVSLIDMGNRFRILVNEVEAIDVPEALPKLPVARAIWKPMPDMQTGCAAWILAGGAHHTVYSQNLTTDHIEDFADIFGVELVVIDRNTNLRQLKNELRWSEVYYK; from the coding sequence ATGCTCGATCTGAAACAATTTGAAGTCTGGTTCGTCACGGGAAGCCAGCATTTATATGGCGAGGAAACCCTTCGTCAGGTAGCTGACCATTCGCAGATTATTGCGCGGTCGTTCGACCAGTCGCCAACCATTCCGGTGCGTGTGGTTTACAAGCCAGTAGTCAAAACGCCGGATGAAATCTATGCCATTTGTCAGGAGGCCAACGTAGCCCCTAACTGTGTCGGCATTATCACCTGGATGCACACGTTTTCCCCAGCTAAAATGTGGATTCGTGGCTTGTCGGTGCTGAAAAAGCCCCTGCTTCACCTGCACACTCAGTTTAACCGCGACATTCCGTGGAGTTCCATCGACATGGATTTCATGAACCTCAACCAGTCGGCCCACGGCGACCGGGAGTTTGGCTTCATCATGTCGAGGATGCGGCTGAACCGCAAAATCGTGGTTGGTTATTGGGAGCAGGACGATGTGCTGGCCAAAATTGCCGACTGGAGCCGGGTTTCGGTAGCGGCTTACGAGCTAAAAACCATGAAAGTTGTGCGTTTCGGTGATAACATGCGGCAGGTAGCCGTAACCGACGGCGATAAAGTGGCAGCTGAGATCACCTTCGGCATGTCGGTGAATACGCACGGTATTGGCGATCTGGTGGCCGTTATCAACCAGATTTCCGACGCGGAGATTGACCAGTTGGTAACTGAATATGCAGACAGCTACACGCTCATGGACTCGCTGCTGCGCGGTGGCGCTCAGCACAGCTCGCTTCGGGATGCGGCCAAAATAGAACTGGGTTTGCGGGCCTTTCTGAAAGACGGCAACTTCACGGCCTACACGGATACGTTTGAAGACCTTCACGGTATGACGCAGCTACCCGGCATTGCCTCCCAGCGACTGATGGCCGATGGCTACGGGTTTGGGGGCGAGGGCGACTGGAAAACGGCAGCCATGGTACGGACCATGAAAGTGATGGCGTCGGGACTGCCGGGTGGCAACTCGTTCATGGAAGATTATACCTACCACTTCGACCCATCGAATCCGCTGGTATTGGGCTCCCACATGCTCGAAATCTGCCCGTCCATTGCCGCTGACAAACCAACCTGCGAGATTCACCCGCTCGGTATTGGCGGTAAAGCCGATCCCGTCCGACTGGTGTTCAATGCGCCCGCTGGTCCGGCCATCAACGTGTCGCTGATCGACATGGGCAACCGTTTCCGAATTCTGGTCAATGAAGTCGAAGCCATCGACGTACCGGAAGCCTTGCCCAAGCTACCCGTTGCGCGGGCCATCTGGAAACCTATGCCCGACATGCAAACGGGTTGTGCCGCCTGGATTCTGGCGGGAGGAGCGCACCATACCGTGTACAGCCAAAACCTGACCACGGATCACATCGAGGATTTCGCCGATATTTTCGGTGTAGAGCTGGTGGTCATCGACCGAAATACGAACCTGCGGCAGTTGAAAAACGAGCTGCGCTGGAGTGAGGTGTATTATAAATAG
- a CDS encoding alpha-L-arabinofuranosidase domain protein (PFAM: alpha-L-arabinofuranosidase domain protein~KEGG: cak:Caul_3612 alpha-N-arabinofuranosidase), translating to MKKQILTLSFACLALFASAQNKVTINAGDGKTVISKHIYGHFAEHLGRSIYDGFYVGDNNTKIPNKNGVRLDVVNALKKMKIPNLRWPGGCFADTYHWKDGIGPKAKRPKIVNTWWGGVTEDNSFGTHDFLNMCELLGTEPYLAGNVGSGTVQELSDWVQYVNFEKNSPMANLRQQNGRQAPWNVKYWGVANEAWGCGGNMKPDYYANLYRQYSTFMNNKVGDGKIFRIASGASDNDYTWTETLMKNIPSTMMEGLAMHHYSVLSWGEGKKSSATQFTDEEYFKTMQQALLMDELIEKHSAVMDKYDPEKKVALIVDEWGGWYNVEPGTNPGFLYQQNTMRDAVLAGSTLNIFHKHAERVRMANLAQAINVLQAVILTKGDKILLTPTYHVLEMYNVHQDATLLPVSVKSDDFTFGKDKLPAVSVSASRDKAGKVHISLVNIDPTKPQEISVDLNGIKSSGLTGRILTSANVRDHNTFENLTKIKPVAFNGAKLSSDKLTVTLPPVSVVVLEL from the coding sequence ATGAAAAAACAAATCCTAACCCTATCCTTTGCCTGTCTGGCTCTTTTTGCGTCGGCCCAGAACAAAGTGACGATCAATGCCGGAGACGGCAAAACGGTCATCAGTAAACATATTTACGGCCACTTCGCCGAACATTTGGGCCGCAGCATCTACGATGGCTTTTATGTAGGCGACAATAACACCAAAATCCCCAACAAAAACGGGGTTCGGCTGGACGTTGTCAACGCCCTGAAAAAGATGAAAATCCCGAACCTGCGCTGGCCGGGGGGCTGCTTTGCCGACACCTACCATTGGAAAGATGGTATCGGCCCGAAAGCGAAACGCCCAAAAATTGTGAATACCTGGTGGGGAGGTGTTACGGAAGACAATAGCTTTGGTACGCACGACTTCCTCAACATGTGCGAACTGCTGGGCACCGAGCCGTATCTGGCCGGAAACGTGGGTAGTGGCACCGTGCAGGAATTGTCGGACTGGGTTCAGTACGTCAATTTCGAGAAGAACAGCCCGATGGCGAACTTACGTCAGCAAAATGGTCGTCAGGCTCCCTGGAACGTGAAGTACTGGGGCGTAGCCAACGAAGCCTGGGGCTGTGGCGGCAATATGAAGCCCGATTATTACGCCAACCTGTATCGCCAGTACAGCACCTTTATGAACAACAAGGTGGGCGATGGCAAGATTTTCCGGATTGCATCGGGAGCCAGTGACAATGACTACACCTGGACCGAAACGCTCATGAAAAACATTCCGTCTACCATGATGGAAGGGCTGGCCATGCACCATTACTCGGTGCTCTCGTGGGGCGAAGGCAAGAAAAGCTCGGCGACTCAGTTTACGGACGAGGAGTACTTCAAAACGATGCAGCAAGCCCTGTTGATGGACGAACTGATCGAGAAACATTCGGCCGTGATGGACAAGTACGATCCGGAGAAGAAGGTGGCCCTCATTGTCGATGAGTGGGGCGGCTGGTACAATGTGGAGCCGGGTACCAATCCGGGATTCCTGTATCAGCAAAACACCATGCGGGATGCCGTACTGGCCGGGTCCACCCTCAACATTTTCCACAAACACGCCGAGCGCGTGCGCATGGCCAATTTGGCCCAGGCCATCAACGTGCTACAGGCGGTGATCCTGACCAAAGGCGACAAAATTCTGCTGACGCCAACGTATCACGTGCTGGAAATGTACAACGTACACCAGGATGCTACCCTGCTGCCGGTAAGCGTAAAATCCGACGATTTCACGTTTGGGAAAGACAAACTGCCGGCCGTGTCGGTGTCGGCCTCCCGCGACAAAGCCGGGAAAGTCCACATTTCGCTCGTGAACATCGACCCAACGAAGCCACAGGAAATTTCGGTCGATCTAAACGGCATCAAATCATCCGGACTAACGGGCCGCATTCTCACTTCGGCTAACGTACGCGATCACAACACGTTTGAGAATTTAACGAAAATAAAGCCGGTCGCTTTTAACGGGGCAAAACTTAGTAGCGACAAACTGACCGTAACCCTGCCTCCGGTATCGGTGGTGGTGCTGGAACTTTAA
- a CDS encoding class II aldolase/adducin family protein (PFAM: class II aldolase/adducin family protein~KEGG: scl:sce3309 L-ribulose-5-phosphate 4- epimerase), with translation MMYTSLKEECYEANMQLPKLGLVLFTFGNVSAVDRERAVFAIKPSGVPYEKLTADDIVICDYEGRVVEGQLRPSSDTKTHALLYKTWDTLGGISHTHSTHAVAWSQAGMDIPIFGTTHADHTHQDIPCAPALTDEMIQGDYEHETGHQIFNCFSEKGLVHTEMEMVLLQNHGPFTWGKSAEKAVYNSAVLEELARMAYLTLQINPNTPRIKDTLRLKHYERKHGKNAYYGQGC, from the coding sequence ATGATGTATACATCCCTAAAAGAAGAATGTTACGAGGCTAATATGCAGCTTCCCAAGCTGGGGCTGGTGCTGTTTACGTTCGGGAATGTTAGCGCGGTTGACCGCGAGCGGGCGGTGTTTGCCATCAAACCCAGCGGAGTTCCGTATGAAAAGCTGACGGCCGACGATATTGTCATCTGCGATTATGAGGGTCGTGTTGTTGAGGGTCAGTTGCGGCCCTCATCCGATACAAAAACCCACGCGCTGCTCTATAAAACCTGGGATACCCTGGGAGGCATTTCCCATACCCACAGTACTCACGCCGTAGCCTGGTCGCAGGCGGGCATGGATATTCCGATTTTCGGAACCACGCACGCTGACCATACGCACCAGGATATCCCCTGCGCCCCGGCGCTGACCGATGAGATGATTCAGGGCGATTATGAGCACGAAACGGGCCACCAGATCTTTAACTGCTTCTCCGAAAAAGGGTTGGTCCATACGGAAATGGAAATGGTCCTACTGCAAAATCACGGGCCGTTTACGTGGGGCAAATCGGCCGAGAAAGCCGTTTACAACTCCGCTGTATTGGAAGAACTGGCCCGAATGGCGTATCTAACCTTACAAATTAACCCCAATACACCCCGCATCAAGGATACGTTACGATTAAAACACTACGAGCGCAAACACGGCAAAAACGCCTACTACGGACAGGGTTGCTAG
- a CDS encoding response regulator receiver protein (PFAM: response regulator receiver~SMART: response regulator receiver~KEGG: pat:Patl_4153 response regulator receiver protein): MNDGTKAHSGRTHRGAKILLIDDSPDHCSLIQTVLRESIPDSHLLIASTREQAISQLKSCQDAKESLPRLILLDLYFPLRDDGWQVLQLLKESSSPYRLIPVTVLSYSSQAEDIQTSYDLGATSYIVKPGTFQQWIAYFEALRQYWWQTVSLPI, from the coding sequence ATGAACGATGGAACAAAAGCCCATAGTGGGCGTACGCACAGGGGGGCTAAAATCTTGTTAATCGATGATAGTCCTGATCACTGTTCATTGATCCAAACGGTACTACGGGAGTCGATTCCCGACTCTCATTTACTGATTGCGTCTACGCGGGAGCAGGCTATAAGTCAGCTCAAAAGTTGCCAGGATGCGAAAGAAAGTCTACCTCGTCTGATTTTACTGGATCTGTATTTTCCCCTGCGTGATGATGGCTGGCAAGTATTACAGCTACTGAAAGAAAGCAGTTCGCCCTACCGGCTTATCCCCGTAACGGTGCTAAGTTATTCCAGTCAGGCCGAAGATATTCAGACGTCCTACGACCTGGGAGCTACTTCCTACATCGTTAAGCCGGGCACTTTTCAGCAATGGATCGCCTATTTTGAGGCTTTACGACAATACTGGTGGCAGACGGTGAGCCTGCCTATCTAG
- a CDS encoding Endoribonuclease L-PSP (PFAM: Endoribonuclease L-PSP~KEGG: met:M446_3462 endoribonuclease L-PSP), whose protein sequence is MQADSPSPEKNFADTGLTLPPAPQPLGVYKPYLIDGKYLYVSGHGPVQDDKSLIIGRIGDDMDIEQGKLAARQVGLTILSTIRTNLGSLDRVKRVIKVLGMVNCTSDFGRHPYVINGCSELFATVWGSDNGIGVRSAVGMGSLPDNIPVEIEALFELV, encoded by the coding sequence ATGCAAGCTGACAGCCCTTCGCCCGAAAAAAACTTTGCTGATACCGGTCTTACATTGCCCCCTGCGCCACAGCCGCTCGGCGTTTACAAGCCCTATCTGATCGACGGTAAATACCTGTACGTTTCCGGACATGGGCCGGTTCAGGATGATAAGAGCCTGATCATTGGCCGTATTGGCGACGATATGGATATCGAACAGGGTAAACTGGCCGCCCGGCAGGTTGGGCTGACTATTTTATCGACCATCCGCACCAATCTGGGTAGCCTTGATCGGGTAAAGCGCGTCATTAAAGTGCTTGGCATGGTCAACTGCACATCCGATTTTGGCCGTCATCCCTATGTCATTAATGGATGCAGCGAACTGTTCGCCACCGTTTGGGGATCTGATAACGGCATCGGTGTACGGTCGGCGGTGGGTATGGGCTCACTTCCCGATAATATTCCGGTCGAAATAGAAGCCTTATTCGAACTGGTCTGA
- a CDS encoding alanine racemase domain protein (PFAM: alanine racemase domain protein~KEGG: hypothetical protein), which yields MEQTPWYSIADIARLDTPALVIYPERVRQNIASLVRSIDSVDRLRPHVKTSKSREASQLLMDAGIRKLKCATIAEAEMLASIGAPDVLLAYQPNEAKMHRLLSLIKAYPETIFSCLVDNVTTAHQLSELAVGAGVVVPVYIDLNVGMNRTGMVPGEAVLTLYTELSSLPGIRPMGLHAYDGHLRDPDLAVRTAQCDTAFWPVKLLSDTIAARGLGKPILVVGGSPTFPIHAKRPDVECSPGTFIYWDKGYQSTLAEQPFLPAGMVVTRVISLPDATKVCLDVGHKSIAAEGELSQRITFLNAPELNAIGQSEEHLVVEAGEGHSYKVGDVLYGLPHHICPTVALYERAYTVENGALSGEWRTVSRDRVISI from the coding sequence ATGGAACAAACACCCTGGTATTCGATTGCCGACATTGCCCGACTCGATACGCCCGCCCTGGTGATTTATCCCGAACGGGTAAGACAGAATATTGCCTCGCTGGTTCGATCTATTGACAGCGTAGATCGGTTGCGTCCGCACGTCAAAACCAGTAAGTCGCGGGAGGCTTCGCAGTTGCTGATGGATGCCGGTATTCGCAAGTTAAAATGCGCCACCATTGCCGAAGCCGAAATGCTGGCGTCGATCGGGGCGCCTGATGTACTGCTGGCCTATCAGCCAAACGAAGCCAAGATGCACCGGCTGCTGAGCCTGATAAAAGCGTATCCCGAAACGATATTTTCCTGTCTGGTCGATAACGTGACCACTGCCCACCAGCTTTCAGAACTGGCCGTGGGAGCCGGGGTCGTCGTGCCTGTTTATATCGACTTAAATGTGGGTATGAACCGCACGGGCATGGTACCCGGCGAGGCCGTACTGACTCTGTACACCGAATTGTCGTCCTTGCCGGGTATCCGGCCAATGGGACTTCATGCGTACGATGGACACCTTCGCGACCCGGATCTGGCCGTTCGGACGGCTCAGTGCGACACCGCTTTCTGGCCCGTCAAACTGCTGAGCGATACGATTGCAGCTCGTGGGCTCGGCAAACCCATTCTTGTGGTAGGCGGAAGCCCGACGTTCCCGATCCACGCCAAAAGGCCCGATGTGGAGTGCAGCCCCGGCACGTTTATCTACTGGGACAAAGGGTATCAGTCTACGCTGGCTGAGCAGCCGTTTTTACCGGCGGGTATGGTCGTGACGAGGGTTATTTCCCTGCCCGACGCCACCAAAGTCTGTCTGGACGTTGGCCATAAATCCATTGCTGCCGAAGGCGAATTAAGCCAGCGGATCACCTTTCTGAATGCCCCCGAACTGAATGCCATTGGGCAGAGTGAGGAGCATCTGGTTGTGGAAGCGGGTGAAGGCCATTCCTATAAAGTAGGGGATGTGCTCTACGGCCTGCCCCACCACATTTGCCCAACCGTTGCCCTCTACGAGCGAGCTTACACGGTTGAGAACGGAGCCCTTTCGGGCGAGTGGCGTACCGTCTCCCGCGACCGGGTGATATCAATATAG